One bacterium genomic window carries:
- a CDS encoding DUF499 domain-containing protein, whose product MDEVLEYVTKAAGVRVAESTLANQTIAFMQELTEAVGTLAKVCLVVTLPSSIMEHYDAKAERLYQQLQHVAGRVEKIYTPVQENEITKIIRRRLFSQLDDDSARDAVACFMGYAEKEGILPAGLSQSEYRDRFLDSYPFMPEVVDMLYHHWGSFPSFQRTRGVLRLLSLVVHSLKGSNKPYISAADFDLANQGLRQELVKHLGQEYNSIIAADITNIEAGSKKVDSSLGNAYQGLNLGSRAARTIFLHSFSGGREHGITTAEIKRAATTPENPASVVAEAVEQLRGKLFYLQNTGERYFFSNQPNLNRILLKKMENIKDDRLVETERELLKKSILGGKMKVFIWEKNPGNIPDSEELKLVILNQEASEMMSTIVKTKGQTPRVYRNTIFFLYPLESERTGFINTLKHKMAYDDIEADKSLNLSAEQQKTVKKELDKAGTRLKESIRMLYRIIAIPDKERFKDADLGIPTYGEDKGLDHEVYEKLRADKEILERIAPLVLREKYLSGRDYVSTDQLYQSSLKTPGEPRPKSKAVLEQGISEGVRMGLFGLGEMENDAPVCRYFKEPASIAFSENEVMISEALCNEQRKRKEILPEPKDPVYPQPSGTVNSPPISGYQGNSQGATTLPTPSVSSPGSSISPQISPTASPTASPSVPPKVKDKIHLRFQVPKGKVANIMGVMNLLQSKFAILEMEW is encoded by the coding sequence ATGGATGAGGTTTTAGAGTATGTGACCAAAGCAGCAGGCGTGCGAGTGGCCGAAAGCACCCTGGCGAACCAGACCATTGCCTTTATGCAGGAACTCACCGAAGCGGTAGGTACATTAGCCAAGGTTTGCCTGGTAGTCACTTTGCCTTCAAGCATTATGGAGCATTACGATGCAAAGGCGGAAAGACTTTACCAGCAGTTACAGCATGTAGCTGGCAGAGTTGAAAAGATATACACACCGGTTCAGGAAAACGAGATTACCAAAATCATCAGAAGGAGGCTATTCAGCCAGCTCGATGACGACAGCGCCAGAGATGCGGTAGCATGCTTCATGGGGTATGCTGAAAAAGAAGGGATTCTTCCGGCAGGATTATCCCAGAGCGAATACAGGGATAGATTCCTTGACTCATATCCATTCATGCCGGAGGTAGTGGACATGCTCTACCACCATTGGGGAAGTTTTCCGAGCTTTCAGAGGACCCGTGGCGTACTCAGGCTTCTTTCCCTGGTGGTACACTCCTTAAAAGGATCGAATAAGCCATACATCAGTGCGGCAGATTTTGACCTGGCTAATCAGGGACTCCGACAGGAACTGGTAAAGCATCTCGGACAAGAATACAACAGCATTATTGCTGCCGATATCACGAACATTGAGGCGGGTTCCAAGAAGGTAGATTCATCACTGGGCAATGCCTACCAGGGGCTCAATCTGGGCAGCAGGGCGGCTCGTACGATATTCCTTCACTCTTTCTCAGGCGGCAGAGAGCACGGCATTACCACGGCTGAGATCAAGCGGGCCGCTACCACTCCTGAAAACCCTGCCAGCGTTGTAGCTGAGGCTGTTGAGCAGCTTCGGGGGAAACTCTTTTACCTGCAAAATACCGGCGAGAGATATTTCTTCAGCAATCAGCCCAACTTAAACCGTATCCTGCTGAAAAAGATGGAAAACATCAAGGATGACAGACTCGTTGAGACCGAACGCGAGCTTCTGAAAAAGAGCATTCTTGGTGGAAAGATGAAAGTTTTTATCTGGGAGAAAAATCCAGGCAATATCCCAGATTCGGAAGAATTGAAACTGGTGATTCTTAATCAAGAAGCCAGTGAAATGATGAGCACTATCGTCAAAACCAAGGGCCAAACACCACGGGTTTACCGGAACACAATCTTTTTCCTCTATCCTCTGGAATCCGAAAGAACAGGCTTTATCAATACCCTGAAGCACAAGATGGCCTACGATGATATTGAGGCTGATAAAAGCCTTAATCTCTCTGCCGAGCAGCAGAAAACAGTTAAGAAGGAACTCGATAAGGCCGGAACGAGGCTGAAAGAATCCATTCGCATGCTCTACCGGATCATTGCCATTCCAGATAAGGAGCGGTTTAAAGACGCTGACCTGGGTATCCCCACCTATGGTGAGGATAAGGGGCTCGATCACGAGGTATACGAGAAACTGCGCGCCGATAAAGAGATACTGGAAAGAATCGCTCCGCTAGTCCTCCGAGAGAAGTACCTTTCCGGCAGGGATTATGTCTCCACAGACCAGCTCTACCAATCATCCCTCAAGACCCCTGGAGAACCAAGGCCAAAGAGCAAAGCTGTCCTGGAACAGGGAATCAGTGAAGGTGTCCGTATGGGCCTTTTCGGCCTGGGCGAGATGGAAAACGATGCTCCAGTCTGCCGGTACTTCAAGGAGCCCGCATCAATCGCCTTCTCTGAAAATGAAGTCATGATAAGCGAAGCCCTGTGCAATGAACAAAGGAAGAGAAAAGAAATCCTCCCTGAACCAAAAGACCCTGTCTACCCCCAACCATCTGGTACGGTGAATTCTCCACCCATCTCAGGTTACCAGGGAAACAGCCAGGGGGCTACAACACTGCCTACACCTTCAGTATCATCACCAGGATCATCAATATCACCGCAGATATCACCAACAGCATCACCAACAGCATCACCATCAGTGCCACCAAAGGTTAAAGATAAAATCCATCTACGGTTCCAGGTGCCCAAAGGGAAGGTAGCCAATATCATGGGAGTAATGAACCTCTTGCAGAGTAAATTCGCCATCCTGGAGATGGAATGGTAA
- a CDS encoding DUF86 domain-containing protein produces MKREIKDYILDIIDALDKAMKFAHGISYDKFAKDDKTIFAVIRALEIIGEGVKKIPPKMRERYPEIPWRDMAGMRDMLIHEYHGVKVDIVWITVKEELPPLRPAFKKILKEIEEIDESDKTEKAEKTEETEENEKIGEVGKVGDIEEGEK; encoded by the coding sequence ATGAAGAGAGAAATTAAAGATTATATTCTGGATATCATAGACGCTTTGGACAAGGCGATGAAATTTGCTCATGGCATCTCCTACGATAAATTTGCGAAGGATGATAAAACCATTTTCGCAGTGATACGGGCATTGGAAATCATCGGTGAGGGCGTTAAGAAGATTCCCCCCAAAATGAGGGAAAGATACCCTGAGATACCGTGGAGGGATATGGCTGGAATGAGAGACATGTTAATCCACGAATATCACGGTGTTAAAGTAGATATTGTATGGATTACAGTGAAAGAAGAACTTCCGCCCCTACGACCGGCATTTAAAAAAATACTAAAAGAGATTGAAGAGATTGATGAATCTGATAAAACTGAGAAAGCTGAGAAAACCGAGGAAACCGAGGAAAATGAAAAAATCGGAGAAGTTGGAAAAGTTGGAGATATTGAAGAGGGAGAAAAATGA
- a CDS encoding nucleotidyltransferase family protein, with translation MKTLENIKGIVGDHKEELRQKYKVKEIGIFGSYVRGEQKAVSDVDILVEFESRAKIGLLKFINMENYLSELLGVKVDLVMKDALKPNIGKHILEEVVYL, from the coding sequence ATGAAAACCCTTGAAAATATAAAAGGTATCGTGGGAGATCATAAAGAGGAACTGAGGCAGAAATATAAAGTAAAAGAGATAGGAATTTTTGGCTCTTACGTTCGTGGTGAGCAGAAAGCAGTGAGCGATGTAGATATTCTCGTGGAATTTGAGAGTAGGGCTAAGATTGGCCTTTTAAAGTTTATCAATATGGAAAATTACCTCAGTGAGCTTTTAGGAGTGAAAGTTGACCTTGTTATGAAAGATGCTCTCAAGCCCAATATAGGAAAGCATATACTCGAAGAGGTTGTTTACCTGTAA
- a CDS encoding DUF86 domain-containing protein, producing the protein MEAIEKFVEGMDLETLRTDDLRSSAIIRKLEIIGEATKNVPESIRKSYPSIPWREMAGMRDRLIHFYFGIKCELVWNTIKDVIPKIKPLISKILEESEQG; encoded by the coding sequence ATGGAAGCCATTGAGAAGTTCGTAGAAGGGATGGATCTTGAGACTTTAAGAACTGATGACCTGAGATCGAGTGCCATCATAAGGAAGCTTGAAATTATCGGAGAAGCAACCAAAAATGTTCCAGAAAGCATTAGAAAGAGCTATCCCTCTATCCCCTGGAGAGAAATGGCAGGGATGAGAGACAGGCTCATTCATTTTTATTTCGGCATCAAATGTGAACTTGTCTGGAATACGATAAAGGATGTTATCCCGAAGATTAAACCATTGATAAGCAAGATCTTAGAAGAGTCGGAACAAGGCTGA